From the genome of Nicotiana sylvestris chromosome 2, ASM39365v2, whole genome shotgun sequence, one region includes:
- the LOC104224334 gene encoding uncharacterized protein, which translates to MPHDGLDEEIKRRFWEGLDEIVCQVLPTEKLFIGGDFNGHIGSTVGGYSEVHGGFGFGERNGGGTSLLDFIKAFGLVIANFSFQKREENLVTFQNVVAKTQIDYLLLRRCERGLCKDYKVILGEILATQHSFLVMDLCIRLKMRKTST; encoded by the coding sequence ATGCCGCATGATGGCTTAGATGAGGAGATTAAACGACGCTTCTGGGAGGGTTTAGATGAGATTGTATGCCAGGTTCTGCCTACTGAGAAGCtattcataggaggggatttTAATGGCCATATTGGATCGACCGTTGGTGGTTATAGTGAGGTACATGGAGGCTTTGGTTTTGGGGAGAGGAACGGAGGAGGTACGTCACTGTTGGACTTCATTAAGGCTTTTGGGTTGGTGATTGCGAACTTTAGCTTTCAGAAGAGGGAGGAGAATTTGGTCACTTTTCAAAATGTAGTGGCGAAGAcgcagattgactatctcctcctcaggaggtgTGAGAGAGGGTTGTGCAAGGATTACAAGGTGATTCTGGGTGAGATACTTGCGACGCAGCATAGTTTCTTGGTGATGGACTTGTGTATTAGGTTAAAGATGAGGAAAACATCTACTTGA